In one Magallana gigas chromosome 7, xbMagGiga1.1, whole genome shotgun sequence genomic region, the following are encoded:
- the LOC105331522 gene encoding uncharacterized protein: MQAAESEQSIGSDFIAEENLHFEENNDDDENSSYDEDTGDDSDEKSEYEESISFHNACREFYMNRKDATESFKHNMERDHEKRTEVERRKKTTSIDDAMERLRREMASLMDQDLTLMEQLMTLNETIEDIKVKRLYGSSRESFHSSCDIKIGSDWSLPERKTYFRASKIYPGKATVDMTSTENLTHCDKSQRQVDPEYNAF; encoded by the exons atgcaggCCGCAGAAAGTGAACAAAGCATAGGTAGTGACTTCATTGCGGAAGAAAATTTACATTTCGAGGAAAATAATGACGACGACGAAAATTCGTCATATGATGAAGATACTGGAGACGACTCCGATGAAAAATCGGAATACGAAGAGAGCATCAGTTTTCACAACGCGTGTAGGGAGTTCTACATGAACAGGAAGGATGCGACGGAGTCCTTCAAACACAACATGGAAAGAGATCACGAGAAACGAACAGAAGTGGAGAGGAGGAAGAAGACGACGTCCATTGATGACGCCATGGAGCGATTACGACGTGAAATG GCTTCATTGATGGACCAAGACCTGACGCTAATGGAACAGCTGATGACACTCAATGAAACCATAGAGGATATCAAAGTCAAAAGACTCTACGGATCAAGTCGAGAGTCATTCCACAGCTCATGTGATATAAAGATTGGATCTGATTGGTCACTTCCAGAAAGGAAAACTTATTTTCGCGCCTCCAAGATTTACCCGGGTAAAGCCACCGTTGATATGACGTCAACAGAAAATCTGACTCATTGCGATAAATCTCAAAGACAGGTTGACCCTGAGTACAAtgcgttttaa